Proteins encoded together in one Planctopirus ephydatiae window:
- a CDS encoding DUF2256 domain-containing protein yields the protein MTHHRNLPTKICEVCRREFAWRKKWENVWNDVKYCSERCRRSKAAPKQASTSSKPPVSH from the coding sequence ATGACTCATCATCGAAATCTGCCTACAAAAATCTGCGAGGTTTGTCGGCGGGAGTTTGCGTGGCGGAAGAAATGGGAGAACGTCTGGAACGACGTCAAATACTGCAGTGAGCGGTGCCGACGTTCAAAAGCTGCGCCAAAACAAGCATCAACATCATCGAAGCCGCCAGTCAGCCACTAG